One Meles meles chromosome 11, mMelMel3.1 paternal haplotype, whole genome shotgun sequence DNA segment encodes these proteins:
- the DNM1 gene encoding dynamin-1 isoform X8: MGNRGMEDLIPLVNRLQDAFSAIGQNADLDLPQIAVVGGQSAGKSSVLENFVGRDFLPRGSGIVTRRPLVLQLVNATTEYAEFLHCKGKKFTDFEEVRLEIEAETDRVTGTNKGISPVPINLRVYSPHVLNLTLVDLPGMTKVPVGDQPPDIEFQIRDMLMQFVTKENCLILAVSPANSDLANSDALKVAKEVDPQGQRTIGVITKLDLMDEGTDARDVLENKLLPLRRGYIGVVNRSQKDIDGKKDITAALAAERKFFLSHPSYRHLADRMGTPYLQKVLNQQLTNHIRDTLPGLRNKLQSQLLSIEKEVEEYKNFRPDDPARKTKALLQMVQQFAVDFEKRIEGSGDQIDTYELSGGARINRIFHERFPFELVKMEFDEKELRREISYAIKNIHGIRTGLFTPDMAFETIVKKQVKKIREPCLKCVDMVISELISTVRQCTKKLQQYPRLREEMERIVTTHIREREGRTKEQVMLLIDIELAYMNTNHEDFIGFANAQQRSNQMNKKKASGNQDEILVIRKGWLTINNIGIMKGGSKEYWFVLTAENLSWYKDDEEKEKKYMLSVDNLKLRDVEKGFMSSKHIFALFNTEQRNVYKDYRQLELACETQEEVDSWKASFLRAGVYPERVGDKEKASETEENGSDSFMHSMDPQLERQVETIRNLVDSYMAIVNKTVRDLMPKTIMHLMINNTKEFIFSELLANLYSCGDQNTLMEESAEQAQRRDEMLRMYHALKEALSIIGDINTTTVSTPMPPPVDDSWLQVQSVPAGRRSPTSSPTPQRRAPAVPPARPGSRGPAPGPPPAGSALGGAPPVPSRPGASPDPFGPPPQVPSRPNRAPPGVPRITISDP, encoded by the exons GGACTTCCTGCCCCGAGGGTCAGGCATCGTCACCCGACGCCCCCTGGTCCTGCAGCTGGTCAATGCCACCACAG AATATGCTGAATTCCTGCACTGCAAGGGGAAGAAATTCACCGACTTCGAGGAGGTGCGCCTGGAGATCGAGGCTGAGACCGACCGGGTCACTGGCACTAACAAGGGCATCTCCCCGGTGCCCATCAACCTCCGCGTCTACTCGCCGCACG TGCTGAACCTGACACTGGTGGACCTGCCCGGAATGACCAAGGTCCCGGTGGGGGACCAACCTCCTGACATCGAGTTCCAGATCCGGGACATGCTCATGCAGTTTGTCACCAAGGAGAACTGCCTCATCCTGGCTGTGTCCCCGGCCAACTCCGACCTGGCCAACTCTGATGCTCTCAAGGTTGCCAAGGAGGTGGACCCCCAGG GCCAGCGCACCATCGGGGTCATCACCAAGCTGGATCTGATGGACGAGGGCACAGACGCCCGTGATGTGCTGGAGAACAAGCTTCTCCCCCTGCGCAGAG GCTACATAGGGGTGGTGAACCGGAGCCAGAAGGACATTGATGGCAAGAAGGACATCACGGCCGCTTTGGCCGCTGAGCGCAAGTTCTTCCTCTCGCACCCATCCTACCGCCACTTGGCGGACCGCATGGGGACACCCTACCTGCAGAAGGTCCTCAACCAG cAACTGACCAACCACATCCGGGACACACTGCCGGGGCTTCGGAACAAGCTGCAGAGCCAGCTCCTGTCCAtagagaaggaggtggaggagtaCAAGAACTTCCGACCTGATGACCCAGCGCGCAAGACCAAGGCCCTGCTGCA GATGGTCCAGCAGTTTGCCGTGGACTTTGAGAAGCGCATTGAGGGCTCAGGGGACCAGATCGACACCTATGAATTGTCAGGAGGAGCCCGCATCAACCGGATCTTCCATGAACGCTTCCCCTTTGAGCTAGTCAAG ATGGAATTTGATGAGAAGGAACTCCGAAGGGAGATCAGCTACGCCATCAAGAATATCCATGGCATTAG AACGGGGCTCTTTACCCCAGACATGGCCTTTGAGACCATTGTGAAAAAGCAGGTGAAGAAGATCCGAGAACCGTGTCTCAAGTGTGTGGACATGGTTATCTCGGAGCTAATCAGCACGGTTAGACAGTGCACCAAGAAG ctgcaGCAGTATCCCCGGCTGCGGGAGGAGATGGAGCGCATCGTGACCACCCACATTCGGGAGCGTGAGGGTCGCACCAAGGAGCAG GTCATGCTCCTCATCGACATTGAGCTGGCTTACATGAACACCAATCATGAGGACTTCATAGGCTTTGCCAA tgCTCAGCAGAGGAGCAACCAGATGAACAAGAAGAAGGCTTCAGGGAACCAG GATGAGATTCTG GTCATCCGGAAGGGCTGGCTGACCATCAATAATATTGGCATCATGAAAGGGGGCTCCAAGGAGTACTGGTTTGTGCTGACTGCTGAGAATCTGTCCTGGTACAAGGACGATGAG gagaaagagaagaagtacATGCTCTCCGTGGACAACCTGAAGCTacgggatgtggagaaagggttcATGTCAAGCAAGCACATCTTTGCCCTCTTCAACACTGAGCAGAG AAATGTCTACAAGGATTATCGGCAGCTGGAGCTGGCCTGTGAGACACAGGAGGAGGTGGACAGCTGGAAGGCCTCCTTCCTGAGGGCTGGCGTGTATCCTGAGCGCGTTGGG GACAAGGAGAAA GCCAGCGAGACTGAGGAGAATGGCTCAGACAGTTTCATGCACTCCATGGACCCGCAGctagagaggcaggtggagaccaTCCGGAACCTGGTGGACTCATACATGGCCATTGTGAACAAGACCGTACGGGACCTCATGCCGAAGACCATCATGCATCTCATGATCAACAAT ACGAAGGAATTCATCTTCTCGGAGCTGCTGGCCAACCTGTACTCATGCGGGGACCAGAACACGCTGATGGAGGAGTCGGCGGAGCAGGCGCAGCGGCGCGACGAGATGCTGCGCATGTACCACGCACTGAAGGAGGCGCTCAGCATCATCGGCGATATCAACACGACCACTGTCAGCACGCCCATGCCCCCGCCCGTGGACGACTCCTGGCTGCAGGTGCAGAGCGTACCGGCCGGACGCAG GTCACCCACGTCCAGCCCCACGCCGCAGCGCCGAGCCCCCGCCGTGCCCCCAGCCCGGCCCGGGTCGCGgggccctgctcctgggcctCCGCCTGCTGGGTCCGCCCTGGGGGGGGCGCCCCCCGTGCCCTCCAGGCCGGGGGCTTCCCCTGACCCCTTCGGCCCTCCCCCCCAGGTGCCCTCGCGCCCCAACCGCGCCCCGCCCGGGGTCCCCAG AATCACTATCAGTGACCCCTGA
- the DNM1 gene encoding dynamin-1 isoform X2, translating into MGNRGMEDLIPLVNRLQDAFSAIGQNADLDLPQIAVVGGQSAGKSSVLENFVGRDFLPRGSGIVTRRPLVLQLVNATTEYAEFLHCKGKKFTDFEEVRLEIEAETDRVTGTNKGISPVPINLRVYSPHVLNLTLVDLPGMTKVPVGDQPPDIEFQIRDMLMQFVTKENCLILAVSPANSDLANSDALKVAKEVDPQGQRTIGVITKLDLMDEGTDARDVLENKLLPLRRGYIGVVNRSQKDIDGKKDITAALAAERKFFLSHPSYRHLADRMGTPYLQKVLNQQLTNHIRDTLPGLRNKLQSQLLSIEKEVEEYKNFRPDDPARKTKALLQMVQQFAVDFEKRIEGSGDQIDTYELSGGARINRIFHERFPFELVKMEFDEKELRREISYAIKNIHGIRTGLFTPDMAFETIVKKQVKKIREPCLKCVDMVISELISTVRQCTKKLQQYPRLREEMERIVTTHIREREGRTKEQVMLLIDIELAYMNTNHEDFIGFANAQQRSNQMNKKKASGNQDEILVIRKGWLTINNIGIMKGGSKEYWFVLTAENLSWYKDDEEKEKKYMLSVDNLKLRDVEKGFMSSKHIFALFNTEQRNVYKDYRQLELACETQEEVDSWKASFLRAGVYPERVGDKEKASETEENGSDSFMHSMDPQLERQVETIRNLVDSYMAIVNKTVRDLMPKTIMHLMINNTKEFIFSELLANLYSCGDQNTLMEESAEQAQRRDEMLRMYHALKEALSIIGDINTTTVSTPMPPPVDDSWLQVQSVPAGRRSPTSSPTPQRRAPAVPPARPGSRGPAPGPPPAGSALGGAPPVPSRPGASPDPFGPPPQVPSRPNRAPPGVPSRKGPASPTRPVVPRPAEAPLLDL; encoded by the exons GGACTTCCTGCCCCGAGGGTCAGGCATCGTCACCCGACGCCCCCTGGTCCTGCAGCTGGTCAATGCCACCACAG AATATGCTGAATTCCTGCACTGCAAGGGGAAGAAATTCACCGACTTCGAGGAGGTGCGCCTGGAGATCGAGGCTGAGACCGACCGGGTCACTGGCACTAACAAGGGCATCTCCCCGGTGCCCATCAACCTCCGCGTCTACTCGCCGCACG TGCTGAACCTGACACTGGTGGACCTGCCCGGAATGACCAAGGTCCCGGTGGGGGACCAACCTCCTGACATCGAGTTCCAGATCCGGGACATGCTCATGCAGTTTGTCACCAAGGAGAACTGCCTCATCCTGGCTGTGTCCCCGGCCAACTCCGACCTGGCCAACTCTGATGCTCTCAAGGTTGCCAAGGAGGTGGACCCCCAGG GCCAGCGCACCATCGGGGTCATCACCAAGCTGGATCTGATGGACGAGGGCACAGACGCCCGTGATGTGCTGGAGAACAAGCTTCTCCCCCTGCGCAGAG GCTACATAGGGGTGGTGAACCGGAGCCAGAAGGACATTGATGGCAAGAAGGACATCACGGCCGCTTTGGCCGCTGAGCGCAAGTTCTTCCTCTCGCACCCATCCTACCGCCACTTGGCGGACCGCATGGGGACACCCTACCTGCAGAAGGTCCTCAACCAG cAACTGACCAACCACATCCGGGACACACTGCCGGGGCTTCGGAACAAGCTGCAGAGCCAGCTCCTGTCCAtagagaaggaggtggaggagtaCAAGAACTTCCGACCTGATGACCCAGCGCGCAAGACCAAGGCCCTGCTGCA GATGGTCCAGCAGTTTGCCGTGGACTTTGAGAAGCGCATTGAGGGCTCAGGGGACCAGATCGACACCTATGAATTGTCAGGAGGAGCCCGCATCAACCGGATCTTCCATGAACGCTTCCCCTTTGAGCTAGTCAAG ATGGAATTTGATGAGAAGGAACTCCGAAGGGAGATCAGCTACGCCATCAAGAATATCCATGGCATTAG AACGGGGCTCTTTACCCCAGACATGGCCTTTGAGACCATTGTGAAAAAGCAGGTGAAGAAGATCCGAGAACCGTGTCTCAAGTGTGTGGACATGGTTATCTCGGAGCTAATCAGCACGGTTAGACAGTGCACCAAGAAG ctgcaGCAGTATCCCCGGCTGCGGGAGGAGATGGAGCGCATCGTGACCACCCACATTCGGGAGCGTGAGGGTCGCACCAAGGAGCAG GTCATGCTCCTCATCGACATTGAGCTGGCTTACATGAACACCAATCATGAGGACTTCATAGGCTTTGCCAA tgCTCAGCAGAGGAGCAACCAGATGAACAAGAAGAAGGCTTCAGGGAACCAG GATGAGATTCTG GTCATCCGGAAGGGCTGGCTGACCATCAATAATATTGGCATCATGAAAGGGGGCTCCAAGGAGTACTGGTTTGTGCTGACTGCTGAGAATCTGTCCTGGTACAAGGACGATGAG gagaaagagaagaagtacATGCTCTCCGTGGACAACCTGAAGCTacgggatgtggagaaagggttcATGTCAAGCAAGCACATCTTTGCCCTCTTCAACACTGAGCAGAG AAATGTCTACAAGGATTATCGGCAGCTGGAGCTGGCCTGTGAGACACAGGAGGAGGTGGACAGCTGGAAGGCCTCCTTCCTGAGGGCTGGCGTGTATCCTGAGCGCGTTGGG GACAAGGAGAAA GCCAGCGAGACTGAGGAGAATGGCTCAGACAGTTTCATGCACTCCATGGACCCGCAGctagagaggcaggtggagaccaTCCGGAACCTGGTGGACTCATACATGGCCATTGTGAACAAGACCGTACGGGACCTCATGCCGAAGACCATCATGCATCTCATGATCAACAAT ACGAAGGAATTCATCTTCTCGGAGCTGCTGGCCAACCTGTACTCATGCGGGGACCAGAACACGCTGATGGAGGAGTCGGCGGAGCAGGCGCAGCGGCGCGACGAGATGCTGCGCATGTACCACGCACTGAAGGAGGCGCTCAGCATCATCGGCGATATCAACACGACCACTGTCAGCACGCCCATGCCCCCGCCCGTGGACGACTCCTGGCTGCAGGTGCAGAGCGTACCGGCCGGACGCAG GTCACCCACGTCCAGCCCCACGCCGCAGCGCCGAGCCCCCGCCGTGCCCCCAGCCCGGCCCGGGTCGCGgggccctgctcctgggcctCCGCCTGCTGGGTCCGCCCTGGGGGGGGCGCCCCCCGTGCCCTCCAGGCCGGGGGCTTCCCCTGACCCCTTCGGCCCTCCCCCCCAGGTGCCCTCGCGCCCCAACCGCGCCCCGCCCGGGGTCCCCAG CAGGAAGGGCCCAGCCTCACCTACGCGACCTGTGGTCCCCCGACCAGCTGAGGCTCCCCTCTTAGACTTATAA
- the DNM1 gene encoding dynamin-1 isoform X7 gives MGNRGMEDLIPLVNRLQDAFSAIGQNADLDLPQIAVVGGQSAGKSSVLENFVGRDFLPRGSGIVTRRPLVLQLVNATTEYAEFLHCKGKKFTDFEEVRLEIEAETDRVTGTNKGISPVPINLRVYSPHVLNLTLVDLPGMTKVPVGDQPPDIEFQIRDMLMQFVTKENCLILAVSPANSDLANSDALKVAKEVDPQGQRTIGVITKLDLMDEGTDARDVLENKLLPLRRGYIGVVNRSQKDIDGKKDITAALAAERKFFLSHPSYRHLADRMGTPYLQKVLNQQLTNHIRDTLPGLRNKLQSQLLSIEKEVEEYKNFRPDDPARKTKALLQMVQQFAVDFEKRIEGSGDQIDTYELSGGARINRIFHERFPFELVKMEFDEKELRREISYAIKNIHGIRTGLFTPDLAFEATVKKQVQKLKEPSIKCVDMVVSELTATIRKCSEKLQQYPRLREEMERIVTTHIREREGRTKEQVMLLIDIELAYMNTNHEDFIGFANAQQRSNQMNKKKASGNQDEILVIRKGWLTINNIGIMKGGSKEYWFVLTAENLSWYKDDEEKEKKYMLSVDNLKLRDVEKGFMSSKHIFALFNTEQRNVYKDYRQLELACETQEEVDSWKASFLRAGVYPERVGDKEKASETEENGSDSFMHSMDPQLERQVETIRNLVDSYMAIVNKTVRDLMPKTIMHLMINNTKEFIFSELLANLYSCGDQNTLMEESAEQAQRRDEMLRMYHALKEALSIIGDINTTTVSTPMPPPVDDSWLQVQSVPAGRRSPTSSPTPQRRAPAVPPARPGSRGPAPGPPPAGSALGGAPPVPSRPGASPDPFGPPPQVPSRPNRAPPGVPRITISDP, from the exons GGACTTCCTGCCCCGAGGGTCAGGCATCGTCACCCGACGCCCCCTGGTCCTGCAGCTGGTCAATGCCACCACAG AATATGCTGAATTCCTGCACTGCAAGGGGAAGAAATTCACCGACTTCGAGGAGGTGCGCCTGGAGATCGAGGCTGAGACCGACCGGGTCACTGGCACTAACAAGGGCATCTCCCCGGTGCCCATCAACCTCCGCGTCTACTCGCCGCACG TGCTGAACCTGACACTGGTGGACCTGCCCGGAATGACCAAGGTCCCGGTGGGGGACCAACCTCCTGACATCGAGTTCCAGATCCGGGACATGCTCATGCAGTTTGTCACCAAGGAGAACTGCCTCATCCTGGCTGTGTCCCCGGCCAACTCCGACCTGGCCAACTCTGATGCTCTCAAGGTTGCCAAGGAGGTGGACCCCCAGG GCCAGCGCACCATCGGGGTCATCACCAAGCTGGATCTGATGGACGAGGGCACAGACGCCCGTGATGTGCTGGAGAACAAGCTTCTCCCCCTGCGCAGAG GCTACATAGGGGTGGTGAACCGGAGCCAGAAGGACATTGATGGCAAGAAGGACATCACGGCCGCTTTGGCCGCTGAGCGCAAGTTCTTCCTCTCGCACCCATCCTACCGCCACTTGGCGGACCGCATGGGGACACCCTACCTGCAGAAGGTCCTCAACCAG cAACTGACCAACCACATCCGGGACACACTGCCGGGGCTTCGGAACAAGCTGCAGAGCCAGCTCCTGTCCAtagagaaggaggtggaggagtaCAAGAACTTCCGACCTGATGACCCAGCGCGCAAGACCAAGGCCCTGCTGCA GATGGTCCAGCAGTTTGCCGTGGACTTTGAGAAGCGCATTGAGGGCTCAGGGGACCAGATCGACACCTATGAATTGTCAGGAGGAGCCCGCATCAACCGGATCTTCCATGAACGCTTCCCCTTTGAGCTAGTCAAG ATGGAATTTGATGAGAAGGAACTCCGAAGGGAGATCAGCTACGCCATCAAGAATATCCATGGCATTAG GACGGGCCTCTTCACACCTGACCTCGCTTTTGAAGCCACAGTGAAAAAGCAGGTGCAGAAGCTCAAAGAGCCCAGTATCAAGTGTGTGGATATGGTAGTCAGTGAGCTCACGGCCACCATCAGAAAGTGTAGCGAAAAG ctgcaGCAGTATCCCCGGCTGCGGGAGGAGATGGAGCGCATCGTGACCACCCACATTCGGGAGCGTGAGGGTCGCACCAAGGAGCAG GTCATGCTCCTCATCGACATTGAGCTGGCTTACATGAACACCAATCATGAGGACTTCATAGGCTTTGCCAA tgCTCAGCAGAGGAGCAACCAGATGAACAAGAAGAAGGCTTCAGGGAACCAG GATGAGATTCTG GTCATCCGGAAGGGCTGGCTGACCATCAATAATATTGGCATCATGAAAGGGGGCTCCAAGGAGTACTGGTTTGTGCTGACTGCTGAGAATCTGTCCTGGTACAAGGACGATGAG gagaaagagaagaagtacATGCTCTCCGTGGACAACCTGAAGCTacgggatgtggagaaagggttcATGTCAAGCAAGCACATCTTTGCCCTCTTCAACACTGAGCAGAG AAATGTCTACAAGGATTATCGGCAGCTGGAGCTGGCCTGTGAGACACAGGAGGAGGTGGACAGCTGGAAGGCCTCCTTCCTGAGGGCTGGCGTGTATCCTGAGCGCGTTGGG GACAAGGAGAAA GCCAGCGAGACTGAGGAGAATGGCTCAGACAGTTTCATGCACTCCATGGACCCGCAGctagagaggcaggtggagaccaTCCGGAACCTGGTGGACTCATACATGGCCATTGTGAACAAGACCGTACGGGACCTCATGCCGAAGACCATCATGCATCTCATGATCAACAAT ACGAAGGAATTCATCTTCTCGGAGCTGCTGGCCAACCTGTACTCATGCGGGGACCAGAACACGCTGATGGAGGAGTCGGCGGAGCAGGCGCAGCGGCGCGACGAGATGCTGCGCATGTACCACGCACTGAAGGAGGCGCTCAGCATCATCGGCGATATCAACACGACCACTGTCAGCACGCCCATGCCCCCGCCCGTGGACGACTCCTGGCTGCAGGTGCAGAGCGTACCGGCCGGACGCAG GTCACCCACGTCCAGCCCCACGCCGCAGCGCCGAGCCCCCGCCGTGCCCCCAGCCCGGCCCGGGTCGCGgggccctgctcctgggcctCCGCCTGCTGGGTCCGCCCTGGGGGGGGCGCCCCCCGTGCCCTCCAGGCCGGGGGCTTCCCCTGACCCCTTCGGCCCTCCCCCCCAGGTGCCCTCGCGCCCCAACCGCGCCCCGCCCGGGGTCCCCAG AATCACTATCAGTGACCCCTGA
- the DNM1 gene encoding dynamin-1 isoform X3 has translation MGNRGMEDLIPLVNRLQDAFSAIGQNADLDLPQIAVVGGQSAGKSSVLENFVGRDFLPRGSGIVTRRPLVLQLVNATTEYAEFLHCKGKKFTDFEEVRLEIEAETDRVTGTNKGISPVPINLRVYSPHVLNLTLVDLPGMTKVPVGDQPPDIEFQIRDMLMQFVTKENCLILAVSPANSDLANSDALKVAKEVDPQGQRTIGVITKLDLMDEGTDARDVLENKLLPLRRGYIGVVNRSQKDIDGKKDITAALAAERKFFLSHPSYRHLADRMGTPYLQKVLNQQLTNHIRDTLPGLRNKLQSQLLSIEKEVEEYKNFRPDDPARKTKALLQMVQQFAVDFEKRIEGSGDQIDTYELSGGARINRIFHERFPFELVKMEFDEKELRREISYAIKNIHGIRTGLFTPDMAFETIVKKQVKKIREPCLKCVDMVISELISTVRQCTKKLQQYPRLREEMERIVTTHIREREGRTKEQVMLLIDIELAYMNTNHEDFIGFANAQQRSNQMNKKKASGNQDEILVIRKGWLTINNIGIMKGGSKEYWFVLTAENLSWYKDDEEKEKKYMLSVDNLKLRDVEKGFMSSKHIFALFNTEQRNVYKDYRQLELACETQEEVDSWKASFLRAGVYPERVGDKEKASETEENGSDSFMHSMDPQLERQVETIRNLVDSYMAIVNKTVRDLMPKTIMHLMINNTKEFIFSELLANLYSCGDQNTLMEESAEQAQRRDEMLRMYHALKEALSIIGDINTTTVSTPMPPPVDDSWLQVQSVPAGRRSPTSSPTPQRRAPAVPPARPGSRGPAPGPPPAGSALGGAPPVPSRPGASPDPFGPPPQVPSRPNRAPPGVPRKGPASPTRPVVPRPAEAPLLDL, from the exons GGACTTCCTGCCCCGAGGGTCAGGCATCGTCACCCGACGCCCCCTGGTCCTGCAGCTGGTCAATGCCACCACAG AATATGCTGAATTCCTGCACTGCAAGGGGAAGAAATTCACCGACTTCGAGGAGGTGCGCCTGGAGATCGAGGCTGAGACCGACCGGGTCACTGGCACTAACAAGGGCATCTCCCCGGTGCCCATCAACCTCCGCGTCTACTCGCCGCACG TGCTGAACCTGACACTGGTGGACCTGCCCGGAATGACCAAGGTCCCGGTGGGGGACCAACCTCCTGACATCGAGTTCCAGATCCGGGACATGCTCATGCAGTTTGTCACCAAGGAGAACTGCCTCATCCTGGCTGTGTCCCCGGCCAACTCCGACCTGGCCAACTCTGATGCTCTCAAGGTTGCCAAGGAGGTGGACCCCCAGG GCCAGCGCACCATCGGGGTCATCACCAAGCTGGATCTGATGGACGAGGGCACAGACGCCCGTGATGTGCTGGAGAACAAGCTTCTCCCCCTGCGCAGAG GCTACATAGGGGTGGTGAACCGGAGCCAGAAGGACATTGATGGCAAGAAGGACATCACGGCCGCTTTGGCCGCTGAGCGCAAGTTCTTCCTCTCGCACCCATCCTACCGCCACTTGGCGGACCGCATGGGGACACCCTACCTGCAGAAGGTCCTCAACCAG cAACTGACCAACCACATCCGGGACACACTGCCGGGGCTTCGGAACAAGCTGCAGAGCCAGCTCCTGTCCAtagagaaggaggtggaggagtaCAAGAACTTCCGACCTGATGACCCAGCGCGCAAGACCAAGGCCCTGCTGCA GATGGTCCAGCAGTTTGCCGTGGACTTTGAGAAGCGCATTGAGGGCTCAGGGGACCAGATCGACACCTATGAATTGTCAGGAGGAGCCCGCATCAACCGGATCTTCCATGAACGCTTCCCCTTTGAGCTAGTCAAG ATGGAATTTGATGAGAAGGAACTCCGAAGGGAGATCAGCTACGCCATCAAGAATATCCATGGCATTAG AACGGGGCTCTTTACCCCAGACATGGCCTTTGAGACCATTGTGAAAAAGCAGGTGAAGAAGATCCGAGAACCGTGTCTCAAGTGTGTGGACATGGTTATCTCGGAGCTAATCAGCACGGTTAGACAGTGCACCAAGAAG ctgcaGCAGTATCCCCGGCTGCGGGAGGAGATGGAGCGCATCGTGACCACCCACATTCGGGAGCGTGAGGGTCGCACCAAGGAGCAG GTCATGCTCCTCATCGACATTGAGCTGGCTTACATGAACACCAATCATGAGGACTTCATAGGCTTTGCCAA tgCTCAGCAGAGGAGCAACCAGATGAACAAGAAGAAGGCTTCAGGGAACCAG GATGAGATTCTG GTCATCCGGAAGGGCTGGCTGACCATCAATAATATTGGCATCATGAAAGGGGGCTCCAAGGAGTACTGGTTTGTGCTGACTGCTGAGAATCTGTCCTGGTACAAGGACGATGAG gagaaagagaagaagtacATGCTCTCCGTGGACAACCTGAAGCTacgggatgtggagaaagggttcATGTCAAGCAAGCACATCTTTGCCCTCTTCAACACTGAGCAGAG AAATGTCTACAAGGATTATCGGCAGCTGGAGCTGGCCTGTGAGACACAGGAGGAGGTGGACAGCTGGAAGGCCTCCTTCCTGAGGGCTGGCGTGTATCCTGAGCGCGTTGGG GACAAGGAGAAA GCCAGCGAGACTGAGGAGAATGGCTCAGACAGTTTCATGCACTCCATGGACCCGCAGctagagaggcaggtggagaccaTCCGGAACCTGGTGGACTCATACATGGCCATTGTGAACAAGACCGTACGGGACCTCATGCCGAAGACCATCATGCATCTCATGATCAACAAT ACGAAGGAATTCATCTTCTCGGAGCTGCTGGCCAACCTGTACTCATGCGGGGACCAGAACACGCTGATGGAGGAGTCGGCGGAGCAGGCGCAGCGGCGCGACGAGATGCTGCGCATGTACCACGCACTGAAGGAGGCGCTCAGCATCATCGGCGATATCAACACGACCACTGTCAGCACGCCCATGCCCCCGCCCGTGGACGACTCCTGGCTGCAGGTGCAGAGCGTACCGGCCGGACGCAG GTCACCCACGTCCAGCCCCACGCCGCAGCGCCGAGCCCCCGCCGTGCCCCCAGCCCGGCCCGGGTCGCGgggccctgctcctgggcctCCGCCTGCTGGGTCCGCCCTGGGGGGGGCGCCCCCCGTGCCCTCCAGGCCGGGGGCTTCCCCTGACCCCTTCGGCCCTCCCCCCCAGGTGCCCTCGCGCCCCAACCGCGCCCCGCCCGGGGTCCCCAG GAAGGGCCCAGCCTCACCTACGCGACCTGTGGTCCCCCGACCAGCTGAGGCTCCCCTCTTAGACTTATAA